The genomic DNA TCAGGCCACACAGGACCAGAGGGTCCAGCCCGCAGGCACAGGTTGcccagggaaaggaggagaatgAAGCTGTTTTCCTTCCCGCACTCCATCAATTCCACTGGCTTAATACCTAATCTTGAGTAAGgaaagtcatatatgtatatagccATAAGAGGCAAGAAAATTTGTTGAAGTTCTTCAATTGAGACGATTTTTATAGCTAAAATGAACGGGGAGTTTTTACTGTCTAAGGGCGAGCAAACCATCCGTGGAGACTTCCTGAGGTTTCATTCCGGGGCAGCAGAGAAatgtgggagagagaagaggggtaAGAGTTGCATCATGTAGTTTTCTGACTGAATACACCAAACCCACACGGTTCAGTAGACTAGTGATGTAGGTCTTATCTTCCCTTTTAAGTTAGAGTATGggatttgtatatatttaattatgGTGTCTGTAATAACTAATTATAGGCGCCAAGTACACAATAAAATGATACTTGCCCTGAAGAGTGTGTGCTTATAACATCTAACAGATACTTAAATAAGTTTTACCTCAACATCTGGTAGTTTGACATACCCCTTTCCTTAATATCTCGCATTACAAAAGGTACCAAACTTATTTAAATGTTAGACTTTGGAATTCACTCAGCCCTGGttcactttaaataatttttatttattggattTCAAATAATCTTGCTACTTTTAATACTAAGCCAACACAAAGAAGCTGAATTCATTTTGAGATCCACAaatggattcttattttatttatagaaaatttcTAATAACCTCAGAGATTTCAGactaaatttaattaaaagtacaaaataattttattaattttgctgACTTAGTCATGCCCCAATGAAAAGTAAAGGAATCTCCACTGGATGCTTAGAAAATCACATATTTACATAGACCCGCAATCTTCTGGGCTTTCTGAAAATACACAACACCATTCTGGCATTTAAATTTTGACCCGTAGCTTTGCCCGTGGTCACAAGCATGTCCTTTTCACAGCTGGGAAGTACTGCTCGTCTACTAAGACGCCCCACATCTCCCCATCAGCTTCATAAGAGCGGCCACCACCTCCTTGTTCCTCAGGCTGTAGATGAGGGGGTTCAGCAAGGGGGTGAGGATGTTGCTGAAAACCCAGAGAGCCTGGTCCTGCTCTGGACTATGGGAGGAAGTGAAAGTCATGTAGATGAATATGTTGGGGCCAAAGGAGAGACTCACCGCAGTcaggtgggaggagcaggtggcCAGGGCTTTTTTCCTGCCCTTCACAGAGTTCATACGGAGGACAGCGAGGAAGATGAGCGTGTAGGAGGCTGTGATGAGGCTGAAAGGCACGACAAGCAGGACAATGCTTGTAACCACCACCACTAACTGATACGCCGAGGTGTCTTCACAGGAAAGCCTAATGAGGACCGGGACCTCACAGAAGAAGTGGTGGATCTCCCTTGACCCACAGATGGGAAAATGCATGGGGTAGACCGTATGGATAAACGAACCTACAGAGCCTCCAATCCAACATGCAGCAACCATGTGCAGACAGACCCTGGGGCTCACGATGGTGGGATAACGCAGTGGGCTGCAGACAGCCACGTAGCGGTCATAAGCCATGAGAGTTAAGATGAGACATTCTGACATTCCCAACATCAGGAAGAAGAAACTCTGGGTTCCACAGCCAACCCATGATATGGTCTTTCTCCCAGTGAAGAAGTTAGAGGCCATCTTGGGGACGATGGTAGACGTTAATGTCAAGTCAATGAGGGAGAGTTGACTGAGGAGAATGTACATGGGCGTGTGGAGCCGAGAGTCTCCCCAAATCAAGACAATCAGAAGTACGTTTCCCAGGAAAACAAGGATGTAGATGAAGATGATCATGGAGTTGAGGAGAATGGCGTGCTGAAACCCAGGAAAGAGCCCCACAAGGATGAAATCAGTTGCTGATGACCCATTCCTACCCAGCATGCCTCTGAAAGAAACAtgacagggctgggaggaggcaaaTCAGGTGGGTTAGAGCCGCTGACAGTCAGCACAGGTCTCATATCCACATGTGGGTCTAAAGTTTTATACCTTTCCCTCCAAGTTTGGACTCATGTTTGCCATCCACTCATCAGCGGTACTTTGCTACCTATTGTTGAGCAATTacctaaatgtttgttaaatataGAGTATTGAAAAGAATGATCAACTCTAGTGCCTCTTAGCTTCTGTTgagtttatctttctctttctttcttccttctctttttttgcatttttcttttctttcttctccctctttgtTTTTAGTTAAAGAATCTTGTACTAAGGGTGGATCTACTTTCTACAAAGATGAACCTCAGAATGTACATACCGTTTCTGACAGTCATGGACCCTAATTGTGAATTCCTGTATATTTgggcaaaagaagaaagaaatatcaaattaattcactcaatttagttttaaaaattacaaatcaattatttaacacaattttaatgaaatatactCTGGGTTTCGTTTTGGCTCAGTGCCTTGACGTCATTACTACTGTAGTAGACATTGGCAGACTGACTTAATTGCCCTGCTTGGAGACCATCAATATTGCCTACTGTTGACCAAATAAAGCTCATATTTTTAGTCTAGAATTTTAGATATTCCATGACTTGGACTCAGGATACCTTTTAAAACTTAAGTTCCATGATTTTAAAACACATAACTCAAACCCTTAGTCGAATGTATACCCTCATAGTTTCTCTACATGACTTGCATATTCACATATCTgcactcttgcttttatttctgctcAGGTTATCCCTCTCCCCTGCATTGTTGGAGCCTCTTTAAAGAAGATTTAAGGCTTATTCAAATACAACCTCCTGAAAGCTGAGGACTGAGACAATTTCCCTATCCAGTCATCTACAGTCATCACACATGCAATTCACTCGTCATCAGAGCTGAGAGACAGCACAGCTTGGAGTCTAAGGCTAGGCTACCAGAATTCAAGGCTTAGCTGCATCACTTCTTATCTGtgcctccctttcctcatctttaaCATCAGGAAGCTAATCAAGCGACCTCAAGGGGGCAGTCATGAGGCTTAGATGAGTCACTACTCTATACGTTTAGTAGctttccatgtatatatatttctcctcaaatgaattttaagattttaagtgctagaattatattttacatatctaATATCAATCAAATCACCATAATAACTTCAGAAGTGTATGTAgccaatgaatatttattaaccaGAAGGCTGAACAAACTCCATGGCGCTCAGCAGTACACATTTTCAAGCAGAATGTAGGACAAACACCTTCACTGGACTTGCATCGCTGGTGAGAGCTAAAGCCCTTTTCAGCCGGATGACTCTCATGTCATCTTCCTGAAAGCTGGAGTCCCCACGCCTGGATAAAACAATTGCTGTCCTTGCTGAAGTTTCCACATGCATTGCTTTTCCCAGCAGACTGGCATTGATAGAACACAGATTTCAAAAACACCTGGAAACTCTGCTCTGTATTATTGGAACAGGAATTTCATAATATGTATCAATGACATTCTTTGGTTTAGGTGATGGTTTGTTTCTGGATGCCAGGTTAACTATTGTTCCTTTAGACACAAGTCTGCTACAATACAAAATAGGAAGCTAATTATTAATCTTGTTCTGTTTCTAATGAGCAGGAAGTGTGGATCTTGCTAAACTTATATTCATATTATTTGAGGGAAACTGACAAATCAGTTCTTGAATAacttttccattcatttatttttcattctacaCTCACTGAATGCTCACTCTATTTCACACACATTCTACTCGGTGCTGAAGAGAAGACAACAGTGAGTTAGAACACGGTCTATATCTTCAATGAACTGAGTTTAGATATGAAATCATTTATATCAACGAAACACAAATCAGTGAAATAAATGCTAAAGCTAAGGCTCCTATCAGGTGATATGTCAACACAGAAAAGAGAGCTCAAGTCTGAATAAGATACGAGTGGACAATTAGGTAAGGTTTAATTTGAGCTGTGTCTACCTTAGGACACAGCAACTCATGTAAATTCAAAGATTGAGGCAACAGTTTGTTGTGGTTAAGAACATTGACTGATTGCTGGTGAAAGTCACATTGCATAAGTAAGTGAGAAACAAATTGGAATTTATATGCAAATTTCAATTCAATTATTTTGAACTACATTATAACTCTGAATGTATGCAGTTTTCTCATTCCTGAATAACCTCATGGAATTCTTACCTGGATATTTGTAGCCTGCCACATAGCTTGCCTGCCATCTGCTTCACTGAGCTGAGAAATCCAATTATCTGTTAGTATTTTATGGTGAGCTCATCTGTCTGCTAAACATACTTGACCTCTTTTGCTAGAATGAGGATAATCAAAGGACGTTCACAGTAAATGTGAGGCATGGCACACTTAAACGTTCAGTATCATCATAGCCACCCTGTTCCACAATTTCTTCTGGGTCTACACTTCCAACTTTCAATTCTACAAGTCAAAATATTCATCAAGATTATGAGTGTTTAACTTCATAACTTTGAGAATACAACTAGCAAAGATTTTAGTGAATTTGACAGAGTAACAAAggcagcattttaaaattttggagcCATACATTAAAGAAAATGCATCCCACATGCGTTGAATTATTTCTACTTACAGTTTTAATTAAGTTTTtgtaaatacttattaaatattaatcAACTGCTTGAAAACAAACTGTGGGTTGGAGTTTTGGAAGTAAAAAACATGACCATAGCACAGCCACACTATAGATAATATCCTTTAAATAGAAAAACCAATGAtcatttatgaattttttttttttgcttttcccccACAAATATAAAGCTATATTTTTCTAGTCAatttcacacaatggaataaggATTTATTGAGAGTCAACTCTTAACATATTCCCATGATTTCTTTAATATAGAAGATAAATCTAATGAAAAAGAGAGGTGCAATTTTTTATTAACCTAAAAAATTTattcatctttggaaaaattttccaaattgtgacTATTATGTCATTTTAGGAACAGATTGTGCCCTTATTTTTAGCATAATTTGAGGTTGTGTCTAGGTGAGCAGATAGAAATGAAATAACTCAGTTAGTACACATCTTTTCTAAAGCAACAGGATAAATTCAAGAAATTATTAAgagattaactttttttttttactaagtttAGGCATATTCTTTGATATATCACTTTTGAGTCAAAAACTATAGTAATTCTTATTCTCAGATGTTTCACTGAGCATCATATGTGGCACCTGTTCCATATTATGCTGGGTTTAATTAGAGAAGAGTATGACCCATTATTTAACTGATAAGATTCATGCAGGTGGTCAAACAGAAATATAATTCTATGTAGCTTTCCGTTAGACCTGAATCCTGGGAAACCTACAAATGACACTGTCTCACCATGCAGCATTAGACTTTTTCCTTTccacaaagtaaaataaatacagttgGCTTGATGTTACTGGAGAGTCATACATTCTGGAAATGAGCCCAGTGACCATGATTCCATAATactatgtgtgttaaagcctggTGGGTATATAAGCTAAGATCTAACTTGATAGATTCCTTAGAAATTTTCCACCAAGGGTCTGGAGACTTTTGCAGTGAATGACCTAAGGGAGCACAGTCCCCAGACTTTAATTAATGTTGATCTCTGATCATAATAGCAAACCTCAGgaattaattagaaaaaatgaGAATTGTATGAAAAAGGATTTCTCTTTATGGAAACTACTCAGATATTTTCAAACGTTTTCAGATGAAAAACCACAGTGTAAATGACCAAGTGCCATCAGGGACATGCAATCTGCCCTATACTGGACTTCAAAAACAGAAGGATAGTCAATGTGCAATATTTTCACGTTTAactcctcccccaccaaaaaaattccCCCAAATAAGCATGATCCTTTTTTGCAAATATcttataaagacttttttttatagCAGCTTGATCATTACATAGCTTCATCTTAACATACTGAcacaatataaatgaaattaactTTGCAATCAGACAGACCTAAATTAAAAGGCCATCTTGCCAACATTTTAACTGTAAGTTTTATTCAAATAACTTAAATCTCTGAATTTTTGTGTGTTGTCTCTCAATCTGGGCATAGTAATATCTGTCTCAGTAGATTATGTTTTATATAACGCATTTGAATTACAAAGAAATATGGAGTCTTTTGTAATTCCTCAGCAAGTCAATGTGATGTGCTGGTTCTGGG from Camelus bactrianus isolate YW-2024 breed Bactrian camel chromosome 3, ASM4877302v1, whole genome shotgun sequence includes the following:
- the LOC105082440 gene encoding olfactory receptor 2T27-like; protein product: MLGRNGSSATDFILVGLFPGFQHAILLNSMIIFIYILVFLGNVLLIVLIWGDSRLHTPMYILLSQLSLIDLTLTSTIVPKMASNFFTGRKTISWVGCGTQSFFFLMLGMSECLILTLMAYDRYVAVCSPLRYPTIVSPRVCLHMVAACWIGGSVGSFIHTVYPMHFPICGSREIHHFFCEVPVLIRLSCEDTSAYQLVVVVTSIVLLVVPFSLITASYTLIFLAVLRMNSVKGRKKALATCSSHLTAVSLSFGPNIFIYMTFTSSHSPEQDQALWVFSNILTPLLNPLIYSLRNKEVVAALMKLMGRCGAS